One genomic window of Salvia miltiorrhiza cultivar Shanhuang (shh) chromosome 4, IMPLAD_Smil_shh, whole genome shotgun sequence includes the following:
- the LOC131021748 gene encoding probable calcium-binding protein CML48 isoform X2, producing the protein MSASGNKPSAPPAPDPDEPRVAYPYRPSPPDAPIAYTHTHTHSGSFGSGSPPQGYGYYQSPPTNAYSSFPPGTHPDVIRSFQMVDRNQNGYIEEKELQEALAWNYQRFSPSTLRLLIFLFRNPRESSSIIGPKEFADIWSCLGQWRAIFERFDRDRSGKIDAMELRDALYSLGYAVPPSVLQVLISRYDDGSRRPVELSFDSFIEV; encoded by the exons ATGTCCGCCTCCGGCAACAAACCATCAGCCCCACCCGCACCCGACCCGGACGAGCCCCGGGTCGCCTACCCGTATCGGCCGTCCCCGCCCGATGCTCCGATCGCCTacacccacacccacacccacaGCGGCTCCTTCGGGTCGGGTTCGCCTCCTCAAGGCTACGGGTATTACCAGTCTCCGCCGACGAACGCGTACAGCTCGTTTCCCCCGGGCACCCACCCGGATGTGATCCGGAGCTTCCAGATGGTGGATAGGAACCAAAACGGTTACATTGAGGAGAAGGAGCTCCAAGAAGCGCTCGCTTGGAATTACCAGAGATTCAGCCCTAGCACTCTGCGTTTGCTTATTTTTCTCTTCAGGAATCCCCGAGAATCTTCTTCTATAATCG GACCGAAAGAGTTTGCAGATATTTGGAGTTGCCTTGGCCAATGGCGG GCAATTTTTGAAAGATTTGATCGAGATAGGAGTGGGAAAATCGATGCTATGGAATTGAGGGATGCCCTATATAGTCTTGGATATGCAGTACCACCTTCTGTTCTGCAAGTCTTGATTTCCAGATACGATGATGGCAGCAGGCGCCCGGTAGAGCTAAGTTTCGACAGCTTTATTGA GGTTTGA
- the LOC131021749 gene encoding uncharacterized protein LOC131021749, producing MLECTNWHIFAIRMPPKRGRPAKNNNNRRNRNAVPEEPQDARGHNPSPPPPTRRVEELFLRQNPPTFDGTSEPAEAEIWVRAMERIFNFLRCNDEERLSCVSFQLTGSADFWWEARRKILTPEQWASYTWEDFKTGLYDKYIPKSYRKKKEAEFYELKQGKKSVVEYDKEFCNLSRFAPQQVDTDEKMAEKFCAGLRYEIKMALASHGGLSYTESLNRALDIEAAMPSDKSAPPLISTPNDLPGALHTLKGKRKWDNNEDNINPINKQVWQEYERAEQFIQPRYEAQTNLESTGGSQSQRGISPCPNCGKMHRSVCRAGTNGCYNCGQKGHYSTQCPNRQRGSAIGN from the coding sequence atgctagagtgtactaattggcacatctttgctatcagaatgccgcctaagagaggacgccctgcgaaaaacaataacaatcgcagaaaccgtaacgctgtacccgaagaaccacaagatgctcgaggacataacccatcccctccgcctccgactaggagagtcgaagaactctttttaaggcaaaatccacctacgtttgacggaacgagtgaaccggctgaagctgagatttgggtgcgtgcaatggaacgcattttcaactttctacgttgtaatgatgaggagcgcctatcttgcgtctcattccagctaacaggatcggctgacttctggtgggaagcacgtcgaaaaattctgacacctgaacaatgggcaagttatacttgggaagattttaagacaggattatatgataaatatattccgaaaagctataggaagaagaaagaagctgagttctacgagttaaagcaaggaaagaaatctgtggttgaatacgacaaggaattctgcaacctgtctaggtttgctccccaacaagtggacacagatgagaagatggcagagaaattttgtgccggtctacggtacgaaattaagatggctctagcaagtcacggaggactctcatatacggagtctctgaacagggcacttgacattgaagccGCAATGCCGTCAGACAAGTCAGCCCCACCATTGATCTCAACGCCAAACGACTTACCAGGAGCCTtacatactctcaaagggaagcgcaagtgggacaacaatgaagacaatatcaatccgATTAATAAGCAAGTATGGCAAGAATAtgaacgggccgaacagtttattcaaccaaggtacgaggcacagactaacctcgAGTCAACTGGGGGTAGCCAAAGTCAGagaggaatttcaccttgcccaaattgcggtAAAATGCATAGGAGTGTTTGTCGAGCTGggactaacggttgttacaattgtggtcAAAAGGgacactactccacgcaatgccccaacagacaacgaggttcagcaattgGGAACTAG
- the LOC131021748 gene encoding probable calcium-binding protein CML48 isoform X1, with the protein MSASGNKPSAPPAPDPDEPRVAYPYRPSPPDAPIAYTHTHTHSGSFGSGSPPQGYGYYQSPPTNAYSSFPPGTHPDVIRSFQMVDRNQNGYIEEKELQEALAWNYQRFSPSTLRLLIFLFRNPRESSSIIGPKEFADIWSCLGQWRAIFERFDRDRSGKIDAMELRDALYSLGYAVPPSVLQVLISRYDDGSRRPVELSFDSFIEGGMIVKGLTEKFKEKDTRYTGSATLTYETFMSMILPFLVAD; encoded by the exons ATGTCCGCCTCCGGCAACAAACCATCAGCCCCACCCGCACCCGACCCGGACGAGCCCCGGGTCGCCTACCCGTATCGGCCGTCCCCGCCCGATGCTCCGATCGCCTacacccacacccacacccacaGCGGCTCCTTCGGGTCGGGTTCGCCTCCTCAAGGCTACGGGTATTACCAGTCTCCGCCGACGAACGCGTACAGCTCGTTTCCCCCGGGCACCCACCCGGATGTGATCCGGAGCTTCCAGATGGTGGATAGGAACCAAAACGGTTACATTGAGGAGAAGGAGCTCCAAGAAGCGCTCGCTTGGAATTACCAGAGATTCAGCCCTAGCACTCTGCGTTTGCTTATTTTTCTCTTCAGGAATCCCCGAGAATCTTCTTCTATAATCG GACCGAAAGAGTTTGCAGATATTTGGAGTTGCCTTGGCCAATGGCGG GCAATTTTTGAAAGATTTGATCGAGATAGGAGTGGGAAAATCGATGCTATGGAATTGAGGGATGCCCTATATAGTCTTGGATATGCAGTACCACCTTCTGTTCTGCAAGTCTTGATTTCCAGATACGATGATGGCAGCAGGCGCCCGGTAGAGCTAAGTTTCGACAGCTTTATTGA AGGTGGGATGATTGTAAAG GGTTTGACAGAGAAATTCAAGGAGAAAGACACGCGTTACACGGGATCAGCGACGCTAACTTACGAGACGTTCATGTCCATGATCCTCCCTTTCCTCGTTGCAGATTAG